The segment GGGCCAGCTCCAGAGGGCATCTGGCTCCAAGTATGacggcagggccagctccaggcaccagcctggcaagcaggtgcttggggcggcgctccagagaggggcagcacgtccagctattcggcggcaattcggcggatggtccctcactccagctcggagcgaaggacctcccgccgaatagccgccgcagatcatgatcgcggcttttttttttgactgcttggggtggccaaaaccctggagccggccctgcatgacGGGAGGCAGCCGGGGGGCTCCTCCCCACAGCACTGGGGTTTGGGGGCCCGagcgcagagctggggggctggggggcccacGAGCCCTGGTCTCACGTGCCTCCCATTGCAGAGCCCCACTTCGTGGGCTCAGCCTACGTGCAGGAGAGCGTGGGCAGCCCCAGTGGGGACGACGACAAGGTCTACTTCTTCTTCAGCGAGCGGGCCGTGGAGTACGACTGCTACGCCGAGCAGGTGGTGGCCCGCGTGGCCCGGGTCTGCAAGGTACGGCCGGGGCGCTGTGGCAACCAGCCCTCGGACAGGGGCCCGTGCCGGGCGGGAGGTGCGCCCAGAGACACTGCGGTGTGGCCGGAGCCCgtgggccaggccaggccctgccctgagcaggaATGGGCCCAGCTGGGTACGGAGCTCGCTCCAGGCCTGAGCCCGCGGCTGGTGCGAGGGGACCCTGGTGTCATGGGGGCAGGAGACCTCCCGGGACCCGGgtgccaggcagtggggctctCGGGGTCTGGCCTGTCCCGCCCCCTCACGTGGTGCCTCCCTCTGCCCAGGGGGACGTGGGCGGCGCCCGGACCCTGCAGAAGAAGTGGACGACGTTCCTCAAGGCCCGGCTGGTCTGCTCCATCCCggagcagcagctgcacttcaaCCGGCTGCAGGCCGTGTACACGCTGGGCGGGACCACCTGGCGCGACACCACTTTCTTCGGCCTCTTCCAGGCTCGCTGGTGAGCACAGGAGCCCCGGGCCACTGGGCATCCCCATGGGCCCTGCAGCTTCCATCCCACCTACACCGACTGCTGCCTGctgggggacccctgcccctctgcagctggTGCTAGCCCTGCCATTGGGCCTgtctccccagggctgcccccCAACTCTCACACGTCCCCCATGGCAGTAGCTTTCccctggctccctcccaccccccaggctctgccctggccatcaccctccctccccaccctctatccttccagcacccccagctccacgCCGGgtctcaccccccctccctccctcccacaggggGGACGTGGACGTCTCTGCCGTCTGCCAGTACCACATTGAGGACGTGCGCAAGGCCTTCGAGGGGCCCTACAAGGAGTACCGGGAGCAGGCCCAGAAGTGGGGCAGGTACTCGGACCAGGTGCCCAGCCCCCGGCCTGGGGCGGTAAGTGCTATGGGGACCGGGGAGACCCAGCCATCACAGTGGGGAGGCCAGCTGCTCTCATCTCTGCCAGgggccacacacccctcccccgagcactcAGCAGTGTCCCCTCGGGGGCTGGGTTGGCACTCActaatccccacccccaccccgggctgCCCTGGGAGGTGCCACCCGCAGtccctgcctgccagggtccctccccccagtgtgggCACTTCAGCTGCCTCTACCCCCCAGGCTGCCAGCTGAGCTATGCCCTGCCCCCCAAGTTGGTGGTGTCCTCTGCCCTCACTTGGTGTCCGGCCCCTCTCCCCTCAGTGCATCACTGACTGGCACCGGCAGAATGGCGTCGCCAGCTCGTTGGAGCTGCCCGACAACACGCTGAACTTCGCCAAGAAGCACCCGCTGATGGACGAGCCGGTGCTGCCACGCCACGGCCGGCCCCTGCTGCTCAAGAAGGACGCCAACTTCACCCGGCTGGTGGTGGACCGGGTGCGCGGGCTGGATGGGGCCTCCTACAACGTGCTCTTCATTGGGACAGGTACttgccagggctctgctcccctttaccccccccacccccacctccaatcTCTGGGCCCTTGAGCCAgactgggcccagccctgcccagcggcgggggtgtgcggggggtgcagtggggggaggggcaactcCCAGCTGCATGGTGCAACAATGCTGGGGGGGCCGCTTTGGGAGCTGCTGAGCATATGATGGGGAGCAACTTGGGAGGTGCATCTCCCAGCATGGGGCAGCCTAAGGGTTCCTGGGGACGCTAAGGGTGTGGTACAGGAGTGATGGGGGGTGCCCGGGGGCCCtcccctgcccacagctccctgcaATCCTGCCCTGCGGCTCTTCCAGATGACGGGTGGCTCCACAAGGCCCTGGTCCTGCCCTCCCGCGTCCACCTCGTGGAGGAGCTGCAGGTCTTCGAAGCGGCGCAGCCCATCGAGAGCCTCGTGCTGGCCCACCAGAAGGTAGGGAGCAGGGCACCTTGGGGACAACcgggtgtggagggggggggcagagtgctgGGCTGTTGGGGGGGCAGAGTGCACGGGGTTGGGGGGATGCCCTGGACTGTGGGGGGGCCCCAGGGATAATGGGAGGTGccattgggggggtggggcacggggcgGGGATAACCGGGGGGGGttgttgggggggcagggggcggggataatcagggggctgttggggggggcAGGCACAGGGTATGGGGCAGTGATGGCTCTAGGCTGTCCCATCAGCACTGAtgtctgtttcccccccccagaAGCTGCTCTTTGCCGGCTCTCGCTCCCAGGTGGCGCGGCTGTCCCTGGCCGACTGCGCCAAGTACCGCTCCTGCGCCGACTGCGTCCTGGCCAAGGACCCCTACTGCGCCTGGAGCCGCAATGCCAGCCGCTGCCTCCGGGCTGACGGCTCTGACgggtgagggggctggggggctggcctgggggcggGAAAGCCCacatggggggtgggaaggggttgtCATTGCAGTGCCCCCTCTAAGAGGGCCCTGATTAgcatctccctgccctgccccatgggaaggtctcccctcacctcccccagggctctggctccCTTCTGGAGCATGGCCCAAGGGGCAGTGACTGCAGCTCGGTGCCCCGCAGGGGACAGCTGGGGCTGTGCTGACTCCGGGTCTCTCTCAGGTCCCTGCTGGTCCAAGACGTGGTGAACGCGGACACGGCTCTCTGCAACCTCCTCCGAGCACCCTCCTCAGGTGAGAGCTCATCAGCGCCCCTCCCCGGGCCGGGAACTCCCTGGGAGCcaaaggggctggggagggggctgcactcTGTTAGCTTGGGGGGGCCCCCTCTCAGCTCAGgcttgagagccaggactcctctggctctgctgctgatttgctgctcctctctgtgccttagtttccccagctGGACAGCAAGGCTGACTGGTGCTGAGGTACCTGCCCAGGAGCAGTGGGGCACAGGGCTGAAGCTGCCCTGGGTTCCCCTGTCCCAGGGCCTCTCCTGGGTTGTCCCGGGGACCTGGGTGAAGGGCACTCAGCCGAACATCTCCCGTACCTGCCCTACAGCCCAcagcgaccccccccccaccccggcggtCCTGGCACTGCCCAGGTGTGTCCATGTGCCCAGCTCCTGTGTGAAACCAGCAGCAGTGTCAGAGCCCACGGGGCATGTGCCATCTCCAGGCTGGTCCCTGCAGCCTCAGCAAAGAGGCCTAGGCCAAGGTCCTGGGGCTGGCATCGCCCATGGGGCATCGCTGTGGGATGGGCAGAGGGTCCAGCCCCCACCTCAGCCTGACCCCTTCTCCCCTCTGTCCCGCAGTTAAAATCATTCCCAAGAACATCACAGTGGTGGCCGGCACGGACCTGGTCCTGCCCTGCCGCCTCACCTCCAACCTGGCCCGGGCTCGCTGGACCTTCAACGGGCGGGAGCTGGCCGAGGACCAGGCCTCGGTGCTGTACGACGCCCGCCTGCAGGCCTTGGTCATCCTGGGCACGGGCCCCCAGCGTGGTGGTGCCTACCGGTGCTTCTCGGAGGAGCAGGGCGCGCGCCTGGCAGCTGAGGGCTACATAGTGTCGGTGGTGTCAGGCCCGGCCGCCACACTGGAGGCGCGGGCCccgctggagagcctggggctggTATGGATGGTGGCAATCGCGCTGGGCGCCCTGtgcctggtgctgctgctggtggtgctgtCCCTGCGGCGCCGGCTGCGGGAGGAGCTGGCCAAGGACACCAAAGCTGTGGAGAGCACCCTGGTGTACCCCATCGAGTTGCCCAaggagccccccagccccaagtTCGTTCCCAGCGCCACCTCGGACTCGGATGAGAAGCTCTGGGACCCGGCCAGCTACTACTACTCGGATGGCTCCCTCAAGATCGTGCCAGGCCACGCCGTGTGCCAGAACGGCTCAGCCACACCCTCGTCCCCCACCAATGGCATCCCCGGGCAGCCCCTGGCCTCCCCGCCCCCGCACTCGCCCAACCGCATCCACCTGGGCAGCGTCCGCGGCTCCTCCTCCAACGGCTACATCCGCCTGCAGCTGGGCGCCGAGGAGCGGCCCGGCTACAGCGACCTGGCTGAGGAGCTACGCCGCAAGCTCCAGCAGCGCCAGGCACTGCCCGACTCCAACCCCGAGGAGTCCTCAGTGTGAGCCCAGGGTTGCGGGCCTCTGACGCAGGCACAGCTACCTCAGACCTGGCCGGGGGCACCgggctcccctgccctgcccagccaggaCGCACGTGGGACCCTTTTTCTAACGACCCTGGTGGATTTTGATCCCCCCCGTGGCCGCTGTCCGTATTTCAGTGAAGCGGGCCCATTCCGGAGCCCGCCTGGGCCCTAGGAACGGCTGGTTGGGATGTATGGGCAGGTCCTGGATGGACGGACAGAGGGGATGCACGAGTCTTCCCCAGATCCTGGATGGACGGAGCCTACTTAGGGCCTGGAGCGGATGCGGGCGGGATTTTGGAGGCCGGCTCGCCCGAGAGGCACAGCCTGGTGCTGTTGGCTGCTGGCTGGACCCCCCTTGTGACAGCACTATCCAGTGGGCGCCTGGGGTGGCCACTGGCATGTGGATCCCTTCACCCACTGCTGGGTGGGAGCGAGGACAGACCCAGAGCTGACACAAGGCACCCTCCCAGTAATGCTGGGCAGGactgcattgcatgctgggaacagGGCACCTGTCCC is part of the Chrysemys picta bellii isolate R12L10 chromosome 2, ASM1138683v2, whole genome shotgun sequence genome and harbors:
- the SEMA4C gene encoding semaphorin-4C codes for the protein MDASLPGLALLTTVFLSVGTADAAWWNLVPRKTIPYNELKDVAKRFSKAGVSHYMTLTLGEAEKVLYVGAREAIFALATGTMELKAAISWEAPTEKKVECIQKGKNNQTDCFNYIRFLQSYNSSHLYACGTFAFQPKCTYIELSSFSLNRLAFEDGKGKCPYDPAKGHTGLIVDGELYSATLNNFLGTEPVILRNLGPHYSMKTEYLASWLNEPHFVGSAYVQESVGSPSGDDDKVYFFFSERAVEYDCYAEQVVARVARVCKGDVGGARTLQKKWTTFLKARLVCSIPEQQLHFNRLQAVYTLGGTTWRDTTFFGLFQARWGDVDVSAVCQYHIEDVRKAFEGPYKEYREQAQKWGRYSDQVPSPRPGACITDWHRQNGVASSLELPDNTLNFAKKHPLMDEPVLPRHGRPLLLKKDANFTRLVVDRVRGLDGASYNVLFIGTDDGWLHKALVLPSRVHLVEELQVFEAAQPIESLVLAHQKKLLFAGSRSQVARLSLADCAKYRSCADCVLAKDPYCAWSRNASRCLRADGSDGSLLVQDVVNADTALCNLLRAPSSVKIIPKNITVVAGTDLVLPCRLTSNLARARWTFNGRELAEDQASVLYDARLQALVILGTGPQRGGAYRCFSEEQGARLAAEGYIVSVVSGPAATLEARAPLESLGLVWMVAIALGALCLVLLLVVLSLRRRLREELAKDTKAVESTLVYPIELPKEPPSPKFVPSATSDSDEKLWDPASYYYSDGSLKIVPGHAVCQNGSATPSSPTNGIPGQPLASPPPHSPNRIHLGSVRGSSSNGYIRLQLGAEERPGYSDLAEELRRKLQQRQALPDSNPEESSV